In a single window of the Nycticebus coucang isolate mNycCou1 chromosome 13, mNycCou1.pri, whole genome shotgun sequence genome:
- the LOC128563933 gene encoding adiponectin receptor protein 1-like encodes MSSHKGSVVAQGNGAPASNRETDTVELAELGPLLKEKGKRVIANPTKAEEEQTCPVPQEEEEEVRVLTLPLQAHHAMEKMEAFVYEVGEGRWRVIPYDVLPDWLKDNDYLLHGHRPPMPSFRACFKSIFRIHTETGNIWTHLLGFVLFLFLGILTMLRPNMYFMAPLQEKVVFGMFFLGAVLCLSFSWLFHTVYCHSEKVSRTFSKLDYSGIALLIMGSFVPWLYYSFYCSPQPRLIYLSIVCVLGISAIIVAQWDRFATPKHRQTRAGVFLGLGLSGVVPTMHFTIAEGFVKATTVGQMGWFFLMAVMYITGAGLYAARIPERFFPGKFDIWFQSHQIFHVLVVAAAFVHFYGVSNLQEFRYGLEGGCTDDSLL; translated from the coding sequence atgTCATCCCACAAAGGATCTGTGGTGGCACAGGGCAATGGGGCTCCTGCCAGTAACAGGGAAACTGACACagtggaactggctgaactgggACCCCTGCTAAAAGAGAAAGGCAAACGAGTGATCGCCAACCCAACCAAAGCTGAAGAAGAGCAAACATGCCCAGTGccccaggaagaggaggaagaggtgcGGGTACTGACACTTCCCCTGCAAGCCCACCACGCCATGGAGAAGATGGAGGCGTTTGTGTATGAGGTCGGGGAGGGACGCTGGAGAGTCATCCCATATGATGTGCTCCCTGACTGGCTGAAGGACAATGACTATCTGCTACATGGCCATAGACCACCCATGCCCTCCTTTCGGGCTTGTTTCAAGAGCATCTTCCGCATCCACACAGAAACTGGCAACATCTGGACCCATCTGCTTGGTTTTGTGCTGTTTCTCTTTTTGGGAATCTTGACCATGCTTAGACCAAATATGTACTTCATGGCCCCTCTACAGGAGAAGGTGGTTTTTGGGATGTTCTTTTTGGGTGCAGtgctctgcctcagcttctcctgGCTCTTCCACACTGTCTATTGTCATTCAGAGAAAGTCTCTCGGACTTTTTCCAAACTGGACTATTCAGGGATCGCTCTACTGATTATGGGGAGCTTTGTCCCCTGGCTCTATTACTCTTTCTACTGCTCCCCACAGCCACGGCTCATCTACCTCTCTATTGTCTGTGTCCTGGGCATTTCTGCCATCATTGTGGCACAGTGGGACCGGTTCGCCACTCCCAAGCACCGGCAGACAAGAGCAGGAGTGTTCCTGGGACTTGGCTTGAGTGGTGTTGTGCCCACCATGCACTTTACTATCGCTGAGGGCTTTGTCAAGGCCACCACAGTGGGCCAGATgggctggttcttcctcatggcTGTGATGTACATCACTGGAGCTGGCCTTTATGCTGCTCGAATTCCTGAGCGCTTCTTTCCTGGAAAATTTGACATATGGTTCCAGTCTCATCAGATTTTCCACGTCCTGGTGGTGGCAGCAGCCTTTGTACACTTCTATGGAGTCTCCAACCTTCAAGAATTCCGTTATGGCCTAGAAGGTGGCTGTACTGATGActcccttctctga